The Mangifera indica cultivar Alphonso chromosome 8, CATAS_Mindica_2.1, whole genome shotgun sequence genome has a window encoding:
- the LOC123224359 gene encoding probable E3 ubiquitin-protein ligase RHY1A codes for MSGGTNNFNPYSVDWLFGQAYNDRVPNSSEGSRTQAPFSQARSLSFRADPGASRGAPNPWPAYDERMMTEPFSLAGLSEFSPILGPIILASSPGFSRQQHVQFPTHEDDSKLTQEGQQIALKKLRKVPYDPPPKKRRPNLYYRLDSKDIVKEMQKEKEINGKNCAVCLEDFEPKEMVMLTPCEHMFHEACIVPWMRSQGQCPVCRFVLSEQKKENNRVNTVAAYNPAAAHLLSVFRALEEASIRDRLAWPV; via the exons ATGAGTGGTGGCACCAATAATTTCAACCCATATTCAGTAGATTGGCTGTTTGGACAAGCCTACAATGATCGTGTTCCTAACAGTAGTGAGGGAAGCCGAACACAAGCTCCATTTTCCCAAGCTAGATCTCTTTCCTTCCGTGCTGATCCT GGTGCCAGCCGGGGTGCACCCAATCCCTGGCCTGCATATGATGAGAGAATGATGACAGAACCATTCAGCTTAGCTGG TTTATCAGAGTTTAGTCCTATTCTTGGTCCAATCATCCTGGCATCCTCACCAGGATTCAGCAGACAACAGCATGTGCAATTTCCAACTCATGAAGATGATTCAAAGTTGACTCAAGAGGGGCAGCAAATTGCTTTGAAGAAGTTGAGGAAAGTACCGTATGATCCCCCTCCAAAGAAAAGAAGGCCTAACTTATATTACAGACTTGACTCAAAAGACATCGTGAAAGAGAtgcaaaaggaaaaagaaatcaacGGTAAGAACTGTGCTGTTTGCCTAGAAGATTTCGAACCTAAAGAGATGGTAATGCTGACGCCATGTGAACACATGTTTCATGAAGCATGTATTGTGCCATGGATGAGAAGCCAGGGCCAGTGTCCTGTGTGTAGGTTTGTACTCAGTGagcaaaagaaagagaataacaGGGTGAATACTGTAGCAGCCTACAACCCTGCGGCAGCTCATCTTCTATCTGTTTTTAGGGCCCTTGAGGAGGCTTCCATACGGGACAGGTTGGCTTGGCCCGTTTAA